Proteins from a single region of Primulina tabacum isolate GXHZ01 chromosome 5, ASM2559414v2, whole genome shotgun sequence:
- the LOC142546975 gene encoding FACT complex subunit SPT16, with amino-acid sequence MADRNVKGNDNNVKAPGSGANAYTINLEIFSKRLKMLYSKWSENKSDLWGGSEVFAVSTPPLSDDLRYLKSSAFNIWLIGHEFPDTIMVFMKKHVHFLCSQKKVSLLEVVKKSAKDAVGVEVIMHVKFKNDDGTALMENIFRAVRTESRMDGFDVPVFGHIAREAPEGSLLEMWAEKLRSANFQLTDVTNGFSDLFAVKDPIEITNLKKAAYLTSSVMKTFVVPKLEKIIDEEKKVTHSSLMDDTEKVILEPARIKVKLKAENVDICYPPIFESGGEFDLRPSASSNDENLFYDSTSVIICAIGSRYNSYCSNVARTVLIDANPVQSKAYEVLLKAHDAAIAALKPGRKVGDVYLAALSVVEKEAPEMVPNLTKSAGTGIGLEFRESGLNLNSKNDRMLKTGMVFNVSLGFHNLQIATKNPKTQKFSMLLADTVIVGDRVPEVLTFTCSKALKDVAYSFNEEGEEELPKVKVVSNGAETFSSKATLRSVNHEVSKEELRRQHQAALARRKNEETARRLAGGGTEGTSHGPMKPSGELIAYKNINDIPPPREFMIQIDQKNEAILLPVYGRMVPFHIATVKSVSSQQDTSRTCYIRIMFNVPGAPFSQHDANLQKFQDSIYVKEVSFHSKDPRHISEVVQLIKTLRRQVASRESEKAERATLVTQEKLQLAGAKFKPIRLSDLWIRPVFGGRGRKLSGTLEAHANGLRYATSRSDERVDIMFGNIKHAFFQPAEKEMITLLHFHLHNHIMVGNKKTKDVQFYVEVMDVVQTIGGGKRSAYDPDEIEEEQRERDRKNKISLDFQNFVNRVNDLWSQPQFKSLDLEFDQPLRELGFHGVPHKSSAFIVPTSTCLVELIETPFVVITLNEIEIVNLERVGLGQKNFDMTIVFKDFKRDVMRIDSIPTSSLDGIKEWLDTTDLKYYESRLNLNWRQILKTITDDPEQFIEDGGWEFLNLEASDSDSDNSQESDQGYEPSDVQSDTGSEEEDEDSESLVESEDDEEDDSNEEDEEDEGKTWEELEREASNADREKGNESDSEEERKRRKMKAFGKSRAPERRPGVSLPKKARFR; translated from the coding sequence ATGGCTGATCGAAATGTTAAAGGGAATGATAATAATGTCAAGGCGCCAGGCAGTGGGGCCAATGCCTACACAATTAATCTGGAAATCTTCAGCAAACGGTTAAAAATGTTATACAGTAAGTGGAGTGAAAATAAGAGTGATCTATGGGGCGGTTCCGAGGTTTTTGCAGTATCAACTCCCCCTCTATCTGACGATTTGCGATATCTAAAGTCTTCGGCCTTTAATATATGGTTGATTGGTCACGAATTTCCAGACACTATTATGGTGTTCATGAAGAAACATGTCCATTTTCTATGCAGCCAGAAGAAGGTGTCATTACTTGAAGTAGTGAAAAAATCTGCAAAAGATGCTGTAGGTGTGGAAGTTATAATGCATGTGAAGTTCAAGAATGATGATGGGACAGCATTAATGGAAAATATATTTCGTGCAGTTCGAACAGAGTCGAGGATGGACGGATTTGATGTCCCGGTTTTTGGGCACATTGCTAGAGAGGCCCCTGAAGGTAGCCTTCTGGAGATGTGGGCTGAGAAGTTGAGGAGTGCAAATTTTCAGCTCACCGATGTTACAAATGGATTCTCGGATCTGTTTGCCGTGAAAGACCCTATTGAGATTACGAACTTGAAAAAGGCTGCTTACCTGACTTCCTCAGTGATGAAAACCTTTGTGGTCCCAAAGTTGGAGAAGATAATTGATGAAGAGAAGAAGGTAACCCATTCTTCCTTGATGGATGACACTGAAAAGGTCATACTTGAGCCTGCAAGGATAAAGGTGAAGCTGAAAGCTGAAAATGTTGATATATGCTACCCACCAATTTTTGAAAGCGGAGGAGAATTTGATCTCAGACCTAGTGCGTCAAGCAATGATGAAAATTTGTTTTATGATTCTACTAGTGTGATTATATGTGCAATAGGATCTCGGTACAACAGCTATTGCTCAAATGTGGCTCGGACTGTTCTAATTGATGCCAACCCCGTGCAGAGCAAGGCCTATGAAGTCCTCCTAAAGGCTCATGATGCAGCAATTGCTGCTTTGAAACCTGGACGTAAAGTTGGTGATGTATACCTGGCAGCTCTTTCTGTAGTTGAAAAGGAAGCACCTGAAATGGTTCCCAATTTGACAAAATCCGCAGGAACTGGAATAGGTCTTGAATTTCGTGAGTCAGGACTTAATCTAAATAGCAAAAATGATCGGATGCTGAAGACAGGCATGGTCTTTAATGTGTCTCTTGGGTTTCATAATTTGCAAATAGCGACGAAGAATccaaaaacccaaaaattttcTATGTTGCTTGCTGATACGGTTATTGTCGGTGATCGTGTTCCGGAAGTGTTGACTTTCACTTGTTCTAAAGCTTTGAAAGATGTGGCATACTCCTTCAATGAAGAAGGAGAAGAAGAGCTGCCTAAAGTTAAAGTTGTATCTAATGGTGCTGAGACATTCTCGTCTAAGGCAACACTTAGATCAGTTAATCATGAGGTGTCAAAAGAAGAGTTGAGGAGGCAGCATCAAGCAGCTCTGGCTCGTCGGAAGAACGAAGAAACTGCAAGAAGACTTGCTGGTGGTGGTACTGAAGGGACAAGCCATGGTCCTATGAAACCCTCAGGAGAGCTGATTGCATACAAGAACATCAATGATATACCTCCTCCGAGAGAATTTatgattcagattgatcagaaaaATGAGGCCATTTTGCTGCCTGTTTATGGAAGGATGGTGCCTTTCCACATTGCTACTGTAAAGAGTGTATCTAGCCAGCAGGACACAAGTCGAACATGTTATATTCGGATAATGTTTAATGTACCCGGTGCTCCTTTCTCTCAACATGATGCAAACTTGCAGAAGTTTCAAGATTCTATTTATGTTAAAGAAGTTTCATTTCACTCCAAGGATCCCAGACATATAAGTGAAGTTGTTCAGTTAATTAAAACTCTCCGTAGACAGGTCGCCTCCCGTGAATCAGAGAAAGCTGAGCGGGCAACTTTAGTTACCCAAGAAAAACTGCAACTTGCTGGAGCAAAATTTAAGCCAATTAGGTTGTCTGACCTTTGGATACGCCCAGTTTTTGGTGGTCGGGGAAGAAAGCTTAGTGGCACCCTGGAAGCGCATGCAAATGGACTTCGTTATGCGACTTCAAGATCAGATGAGCGGGTGGACATCATGTTTGGAAACATCAAACACGCATTCTTCCAGCCAGCGGAGAAAGAAATGATTACCCTCCTGCATTTTCACCTGCACAACCACATTATGGTGGGGAACAAGAAAACCAAAGATGTTCAGTTTTATGTTGAAGTCATGGATGTAGTACAGACTATTGGAGGTGGAAAAAGATCTGCCTATGACCCTGATGAGATTGAGGAGGAGCAGCGGGAGAGAGATAGAAAGAACAAAATTAGCTTGGATTTTCAAAACTTTGTCAATAGGGTCAATGATCTATGGTCACAACCTCAATTCAAATCACTGGATCTGGAGTTTGATCAGCCACTGAGAGAACTTGGTTTTCATGGTGTGCCACATAAATCATCCGCATTCATAGTACCGACATCTACATGCCTTGTTGAGCTCATAGAGACTCCGTTTGTGGTTATTACCCTTAATGAGATTGAGATAGTTAATTTGGAGAGGGTTGGTCTGGGTCAGAAGAATTTTGACATGACCATTGTGTTCAAGGACTTCAAGCGGGATGTAATGCGTATTGATTCAATCCCTACATCATCACTAGATGGCATTAAAGAGTGGCTTGACACGACAGATCTTAAGTACTACGAGAGTAGGCTAAATCTTAACTGGAGGCAGATACTAAAAACAATCACCGATGACCCAGAACAGTTTATAGAGGATGGTGGATGGGAATTTTTGAACTTGGAGGCtagtgattcagattctgatAATTCACAGGAGTCAGATCAAGGATATGAACCTTCAGATGTACAATCTGACACTGGGTCGGAAGAGGAGGATGAAGATAGTGAATCTTTAGTGGAGTCTGAAGATGATGAGGAAGATGATTCAAATGAGGAGGATGAGGAAGATGAAGGGAAAACCTGGGAGGAGTTGGAAAGGGAAGCTAGTAATGCAGACAGAGAGAAGGGAAATGAATCAGACAGCGAGGAGGAAAGAAAAAGAAGGAAAATGAAGGCCTTTGGAAAATCTCGTGCGCCGGAAAGAAGACCAGGTGTCAGCCTTCCCAAGAAGGCCAGGTTTAGGTAA
- the LOC142546974 gene encoding kinesin-like protein KIN-1 isoform X1 → MISPWFSEGFPPRAFQPGQVFVQVCMLKRMRNIRVCALFRPLNEKERSDHGDAVCITGVDSESFIIKDEKQEEVEFCFDKVFYQGSEQADIYEFIALPIVKGIVNGVNGAIVTYGQTGAGKTYTMEGPKLIDCEEKEKGLLPRVVDGIFDIIKHSNDMSKYMIKLSMVEIYMERVRDLFDLSKDNLQIKESREQGIFVSGVTEIPVSDSAEALHCLSSGIANRAVGDTQMNVVSSRSHCIYIFSIQLELEKERRSGKLILVDLAGSEKAEKTGAAGRVLEEAKTINKSLSALGNVINALTCASTVRGNHIPYRDSKLTRILQDAIGGDSHTTLLCCCSPSPSNASETLSTLRFGSRARHIKASALVNFKGDEDTNSPESVSLIKDESCEKILEKMKQRMKIEDVQLLEQLFILEGIFFDPNSTEKTEAAYEDVISTTISSLQEAVKLLATKVEELKNDKEALEKENKALKNRIITTQSSPFLWRICRWNP, encoded by the exons ATGATTTCTCCTTGGTTTTCCGAGGGATTTCCTCCGCGCGCTTTTCAGCCAG GGCAGGTTTTTGTACAAGTTTGCATGCTGAAAAGGATGAGGAACATCAGAGTTTGCGCTCTGTTCAGACCTCTGAATGAGAAAGAAAGGTCCGATCATGGTGATGCCGTCTGCATTACCGGTGTTGATTCTGAATCCTTTATAATCAAG GACGAGAAGCAAGAGGAAGTGGAGTTTTGTTTTGATAAAGTGTTCTATCAAGGATCAGAGCAGGCCGACATATATGAATTCATTGCTTTACCCATTGTCAAGG GTATTGTTAATGGTGTGAATGGTGCCATCGTTACATATGGACAG ACAGGAGCAGGAAAGACTTACACCATGGAG GGACCAAAATTAATAGATTGTGAGGAAAAAGAGAAAGGCTTGCTGCCAAGAGTGGTGGATGGCATTTTTGACATAATTAAACATTCAAACGACATGTCCAAGTACATGATTAAACTGTCAATG GTAGAAATATACATGGAGAGAGTAAG GGACCTTTTTGATCTGTCCAAGGACAATTTGCAGATTAAGGAGAGCAGGGAGCAAGGAATATTTGTGTCTGGAGTGACAGAG ATCCCGGTATCAGATTCTGCTGAGGCATTACATTGTCTTTCA AGTGGAATAGCAAACAGAGCCGTTGGAGACACcc AAATGAATGTAGTCAGCAGTAGAAGTCACTGCATATACATATTTTCAATCCAGCTGGAACTAGAGAAGGAGAGAAG GTCTGGAAAGTTAATCCTTGTAGACTTAGCGGGATCTGAGAAAGCAGAGAAGACTGGAGCTGCAGGCAGAGTTCTTGAAGAAGCAAAAACTATCAACAAATCACTGTCAGCACTTGGAAACGTGATAAATGCTTTAACTTGTGCTTCAACAGTAAGGGGGAATCATATCCCCTATCGTGACTCTAAGCTTACACGGATTTTGCAGGATGCTATT GGAGGAGACTCCCATACTACATTGCTCTGCTGCTGCTCACCAAGCCCATCAAATGCGTCAGAGACCTTATCCACTCTTCGATTTGGTTCAAG AGCAAGGCATATAAAGGCATCAGCACTAGTAAATTTCAAAGGAGATGAAGACACCAACAGTCCTGAATCAGTCTCATTGATCAAAGATGAGTCATGTGAGAAGATTTTGGAAAAG ATGAAACAGAGAATGAAGATCGAAGATGTCCAACTGCTTGAGCAGCTATTCATTTTGGAAGGAATTTTCTTCGACCCCAACTCAACGGAAAAAACTGAAGCAGCTTATGAAGATGTTATATCAACCACTATTTCATCATTACAAGAAGCTGTCAAATTACTTGCTACCAAAGTAGAAGAG CTCAAGAATGACAAGGAGGCTTTGGAGAAGGAGAACAAGGCTCTCAAAAACCGGATCATAACTACTCAATCATCACCATTCCTGTGGAGGATTTGTAGATGGAATCCATAG
- the LOC142546974 gene encoding kinesin-like protein KIN-1 isoform X2, with amino-acid sequence MLKRMRNIRVCALFRPLNEKERSDHGDAVCITGVDSESFIIKDEKQEEVEFCFDKVFYQGSEQADIYEFIALPIVKGIVNGVNGAIVTYGQTGAGKTYTMEGPKLIDCEEKEKGLLPRVVDGIFDIIKHSNDMSKYMIKLSMVEIYMERVRDLFDLSKDNLQIKESREQGIFVSGVTEIPVSDSAEALHCLSSGIANRAVGDTQMNVVSSRSHCIYIFSIQLELEKERRSGKLILVDLAGSEKAEKTGAAGRVLEEAKTINKSLSALGNVINALTCASTVRGNHIPYRDSKLTRILQDAIGGDSHTTLLCCCSPSPSNASETLSTLRFGSRARHIKASALVNFKGDEDTNSPESVSLIKDESCEKILEKMKQRMKIEDVQLLEQLFILEGIFFDPNSTEKTEAAYEDVISTTISSLQEAVKLLATKVEELKNDKEALEKENKALKNRIITTQSSPFLWRICRWNP; translated from the exons ATGCTGAAAAGGATGAGGAACATCAGAGTTTGCGCTCTGTTCAGACCTCTGAATGAGAAAGAAAGGTCCGATCATGGTGATGCCGTCTGCATTACCGGTGTTGATTCTGAATCCTTTATAATCAAG GACGAGAAGCAAGAGGAAGTGGAGTTTTGTTTTGATAAAGTGTTCTATCAAGGATCAGAGCAGGCCGACATATATGAATTCATTGCTTTACCCATTGTCAAGG GTATTGTTAATGGTGTGAATGGTGCCATCGTTACATATGGACAG ACAGGAGCAGGAAAGACTTACACCATGGAG GGACCAAAATTAATAGATTGTGAGGAAAAAGAGAAAGGCTTGCTGCCAAGAGTGGTGGATGGCATTTTTGACATAATTAAACATTCAAACGACATGTCCAAGTACATGATTAAACTGTCAATG GTAGAAATATACATGGAGAGAGTAAG GGACCTTTTTGATCTGTCCAAGGACAATTTGCAGATTAAGGAGAGCAGGGAGCAAGGAATATTTGTGTCTGGAGTGACAGAG ATCCCGGTATCAGATTCTGCTGAGGCATTACATTGTCTTTCA AGTGGAATAGCAAACAGAGCCGTTGGAGACACcc AAATGAATGTAGTCAGCAGTAGAAGTCACTGCATATACATATTTTCAATCCAGCTGGAACTAGAGAAGGAGAGAAG GTCTGGAAAGTTAATCCTTGTAGACTTAGCGGGATCTGAGAAAGCAGAGAAGACTGGAGCTGCAGGCAGAGTTCTTGAAGAAGCAAAAACTATCAACAAATCACTGTCAGCACTTGGAAACGTGATAAATGCTTTAACTTGTGCTTCAACAGTAAGGGGGAATCATATCCCCTATCGTGACTCTAAGCTTACACGGATTTTGCAGGATGCTATT GGAGGAGACTCCCATACTACATTGCTCTGCTGCTGCTCACCAAGCCCATCAAATGCGTCAGAGACCTTATCCACTCTTCGATTTGGTTCAAG AGCAAGGCATATAAAGGCATCAGCACTAGTAAATTTCAAAGGAGATGAAGACACCAACAGTCCTGAATCAGTCTCATTGATCAAAGATGAGTCATGTGAGAAGATTTTGGAAAAG ATGAAACAGAGAATGAAGATCGAAGATGTCCAACTGCTTGAGCAGCTATTCATTTTGGAAGGAATTTTCTTCGACCCCAACTCAACGGAAAAAACTGAAGCAGCTTATGAAGATGTTATATCAACCACTATTTCATCATTACAAGAAGCTGTCAAATTACTTGCTACCAAAGTAGAAGAG CTCAAGAATGACAAGGAGGCTTTGGAGAAGGAGAACAAGGCTCTCAAAAACCGGATCATAACTACTCAATCATCACCATTCCTGTGGAGGATTTGTAGATGGAATCCATAG